A region of Pleionea litopenaei DNA encodes the following proteins:
- a CDS encoding penicillin acylase family protein: MFKSYPLTSRFAFFLVIPIIVVATISLLRLYGSLPQEQGKVSIRGLSSEVTISRGKHSIVSIQAKHDEDVYFAMGFVHAQDRLWQLELQRHISQGRLSELFGRASLKSDVWIRTLGIYESAKDSWEHLTPESRQSLTAYTAGINAWIEQENPLPTEFVALGVEPESWNELDSLAWMKMFALNLSNNMWREIEFLSASQVLSKDKMNFLFDNNNQDLIYTSTYQDLLKIIPIEELSKVREDLETNLHIGGKNVGSNAWVVAGKFTETGLPILASDPHLSLQIPSLWYAVKQEGSQLNSTGMSLVGLPLVIFGKNENIAWGGTSMLADVQDLYIEQLNPENNSQYLYNGQWIDFDVRTESIKIKTDSPEFMNRPLKPIDIQIRSTVHGPIISDAADGFESPVSLSWTALKPGDTTYNALFEINYSENYSSFRNALSKFVAPTLNYIYADTKNNIGYVAAGNIPIRKSGNGQYPAEGWNSDYMWQGYIEKNMMPSSLNPKQGYIVSANNRIVDSSYPFFISKDWASPERAMRIEELLLDRIAKKQLIDSRYFKQMQGDTVDISAKRFVSLIRNMNSEVPIEKEAIELVKAWDGDMSKDSIAASIFHVWMKNLKSQMFSDDLFSYWNRKDESRALSKVWRNTTNAQIYSALSNERSNWCDNITSEEVESCDYILHSSLRIALKELIKLRGKDIEDWSWGELHYVSLEHQPFGQVNALNLLFNRTLSTGGSPNTINVADAQFRQSKGYVQSFGAGFRQVIELSNESNGYYFMNSTGQSGNVFSDYYDDMFERFFNVEYIDFEESLAPSNATKLVLASDSVSRK; this comes from the coding sequence TTGTTTAAATCCTATCCATTAACCAGTCGGTTCGCCTTCTTTTTAGTAATTCCGATTATAGTTGTCGCAACAATAAGCTTGCTTCGACTTTATGGCTCATTGCCGCAAGAGCAAGGCAAAGTGAGTATCCGAGGCCTGTCTTCAGAAGTAACAATTTCAAGAGGAAAGCATTCCATCGTCTCGATTCAGGCAAAGCATGACGAAGACGTATATTTCGCTATGGGATTTGTTCATGCTCAAGATCGGTTATGGCAACTTGAGTTACAAAGGCATATTTCTCAAGGTCGATTAAGTGAGCTATTCGGCCGAGCATCTCTGAAAAGTGATGTGTGGATAAGAACACTAGGTATTTATGAGTCCGCCAAAGATTCTTGGGAACATTTAACGCCAGAATCTCGTCAGTCGTTAACCGCTTACACTGCGGGAATCAACGCATGGATTGAACAAGAGAATCCGCTTCCGACTGAGTTCGTCGCGTTGGGCGTTGAGCCAGAATCTTGGAATGAACTTGATTCGTTAGCTTGGATGAAGATGTTTGCTTTGAATTTATCCAATAATATGTGGCGAGAAATTGAGTTTTTGTCAGCGAGTCAAGTGCTTTCAAAAGATAAGATGAATTTTCTTTTCGACAATAACAATCAAGATCTTATTTATACTTCAACATATCAAGATTTGCTGAAGATAATTCCTATCGAAGAACTATCAAAAGTTCGCGAAGACCTTGAGACTAATTTACACATTGGGGGAAAAAACGTCGGAAGTAATGCTTGGGTGGTCGCCGGAAAGTTCACTGAAACCGGGCTACCGATATTGGCTAGCGATCCTCATTTAAGTTTGCAAATTCCCTCGCTTTGGTATGCCGTAAAGCAAGAAGGAAGTCAGCTGAATTCTACTGGGATGAGTTTAGTTGGTTTACCGTTGGTCATATTTGGTAAGAATGAAAACATTGCTTGGGGTGGCACAAGCATGTTGGCAGATGTGCAAGACTTGTACATTGAGCAACTTAATCCAGAGAATAACTCACAGTATCTATATAATGGTCAATGGATAGATTTTGATGTTAGAACAGAGTCTATAAAAATCAAGACCGACTCTCCTGAGTTTATGAATAGACCATTAAAGCCTATCGATATACAAATAAGAAGTACTGTTCATGGTCCAATTATAAGTGACGCAGCAGATGGTTTTGAATCTCCAGTATCGTTAAGTTGGACTGCGTTAAAGCCAGGCGATACCACTTATAACGCACTTTTTGAAATTAACTATTCAGAAAATTATTCAAGTTTTCGAAATGCATTATCTAAATTTGTCGCACCAACATTAAATTATATTTATGCCGATACCAAAAATAATATTGGATATGTTGCAGCAGGCAACATTCCCATTCGAAAGAGTGGGAATGGTCAATATCCAGCAGAGGGTTGGAACAGTGATTATATGTGGCAGGGCTATATAGAAAAGAACATGATGCCGAGTAGCCTTAATCCAAAGCAAGGATACATTGTCTCAGCAAACAATAGAATCGTCGATTCCAGTTACCCATTTTTTATCTCGAAAGATTGGGCATCGCCAGAACGAGCGATGCGTATAGAAGAGTTGTTATTAGATAGGATTGCAAAGAAGCAGCTGATCGATTCACGCTACTTTAAACAAATGCAAGGGGATACTGTTGATATATCGGCAAAGCGATTCGTATCACTTATTAGGAACATGAATTCCGAAGTACCCATAGAAAAAGAGGCCATCGAATTGGTAAAAGCGTGGGATGGTGATATGTCAAAAGATAGTATAGCTGCATCAATATTCCATGTTTGGATGAAGAACTTAAAAAGTCAGATGTTCTCAGATGACCTATTTAGTTATTGGAATAGAAAGGACGAGTCACGCGCTTTATCTAAAGTTTGGAGAAATACGACTAATGCACAAATCTACAGTGCTCTTTCCAATGAACGCTCGAACTGGTGTGACAATATTACAAGTGAAGAAGTGGAGTCATGTGACTATATACTACATTCCAGTTTACGAATCGCATTAAAGGAATTAATTAAGCTCAGAGGAAAAGATATTGAAGATTGGAGTTGGGGTGAACTTCACTATGTATCTCTTGAACACCAACCTTTTGGCCAAGTTAACGCACTAAATCTACTTTTTAATCGAACTTTATCGACGGGGGGCTCGCCGAACACAATCAATGTGGCCGATGCTCAGTTTCGTCAGTCGAAAGGCTATGTTCAAAGCTTTGGGGCGGGATTTCGTCAAGTTATAGAGTTGAGTAATGAGTCGAATGGTTATTATTTTATGAATTCTACAGGACAGTCTGGCAATGTATTTAGCGACTATTACGACGATATGTTCGAGCGCTTTTTTAACGTTGAATATATTGATTTCGAAGAGTCTTTAGCGCCGTCAAATGCGACTAAGCTCGTCTTGGCATCTGACAGTGTATCAAGGAAATAG
- a CDS encoding cyclic peptide export ABC transporter — protein MKLFSAFTSKAPNRVFLSIILGALAGVAYSLLIPIVVSSLTESTDGILYVSAQVETFLSYEVANYDIATVFLFTCIFILVARTASQIILMRVSMNVTTDLRVQLYERITRAPIDKLEKMGSSKLIATITTDVGRIVAGSRMLPDLLMNSATLIGMLGFLLFLNSAVFWFVLKTILVGVITYQIPMFLGNRYFEKSRESVDALQESIRGLIYGAKELKLNKDKRESYFKDVLLHNEYAVLNADKTGNSIVSAANNYGDLISFFVIGIAAFIFVNYQSVSKVELIAAIMALLYITTPLAVIINFVPGILRARISLNKVKRLLNELPKEEVSDAIDNLIDWESLKFNNVEFQHSSPDESEGFKVGPVNFHINRGEVTFIVGGNGSGKSTLSKLITLHYQTTNGDIYFSETKVDKDTVSSCREKISAIYSDYYLFDRLLGNVSQENQDVINRLLVDLNLSEKVSISNGRFSTTSLSDGQRRRLALLVSFLEDKDLYVFDEWAADQDPMFKETFYHQVLPTLKNKGKAVVVISHDDRYFDVADKILVMENGQLIDCLTEADVIIKRTREKSIIQDSSRTVEMV, from the coding sequence ATGAAATTATTTAGTGCGTTCACATCAAAAGCTCCCAATCGAGTCTTTTTATCTATCATACTTGGGGCGCTTGCAGGTGTTGCATATTCGTTGCTTATTCCAATTGTGGTGAGTAGTTTAACCGAAAGTACGGATGGGATCTTATATGTATCAGCTCAAGTAGAAACCTTTCTTAGCTACGAAGTTGCGAATTATGATATCGCCACAGTGTTTTTATTTACTTGCATATTTATATTGGTTGCTAGAACGGCGTCTCAGATTATTCTGATGCGTGTTTCGATGAATGTTACAACCGATCTTCGTGTACAACTATATGAAAGAATTACTCGTGCTCCTATTGATAAGTTAGAAAAGATGGGCTCTTCTAAACTGATCGCAACCATTACGACGGATGTTGGTCGCATCGTTGCTGGCTCTCGAATGTTACCCGATCTTTTAATGAATAGCGCGACACTTATAGGAATGCTTGGGTTTCTATTGTTTTTAAATTCAGCCGTATTTTGGTTTGTTTTAAAGACAATTTTAGTCGGAGTTATCACTTATCAAATACCTATGTTTCTAGGTAATCGCTACTTTGAGAAATCAAGAGAAAGTGTAGATGCGTTGCAAGAGTCTATTCGTGGATTAATTTACGGTGCTAAAGAATTAAAGCTAAACAAAGATAAACGTGAAAGTTACTTTAAAGATGTGCTTTTACATAACGAGTACGCAGTTTTAAATGCGGATAAAACGGGTAATTCAATAGTAAGTGCTGCAAACAACTATGGTGATCTAATTAGTTTCTTTGTAATAGGGATAGCTGCATTTATTTTTGTGAATTATCAGTCTGTCAGTAAGGTTGAATTGATAGCTGCTATTATGGCATTGCTTTATATAACAACTCCATTGGCTGTAATTATAAATTTTGTCCCAGGGATTCTTCGTGCTCGGATATCCTTGAATAAGGTTAAAAGGCTACTTAATGAGCTTCCGAAAGAAGAGGTTTCTGACGCTATTGATAACTTAATAGATTGGGAATCCTTGAAGTTTAACAATGTTGAGTTTCAACATTCTTCTCCAGATGAATCAGAAGGTTTTAAAGTTGGCCCCGTGAATTTTCATATTAACCGTGGAGAAGTTACTTTTATAGTTGGAGGTAACGGTTCTGGTAAGTCGACTCTTAGTAAGTTGATTACCTTGCACTATCAAACAACTAATGGAGATATTTACTTTTCTGAGACTAAAGTAGATAAAGACACAGTTTCAAGTTGCCGAGAAAAAATTAGTGCTATTTACTCTGATTATTACTTGTTCGATAGATTGCTCGGAAATGTAAGTCAAGAAAACCAAGATGTCATAAATCGTTTACTGGTTGATCTCAACCTCAGTGAGAAAGTTTCAATTTCTAACGGCAGGTTTTCGACAACGTCATTATCAGACGGACAACGTCGTCGCCTTGCTCTACTAGTTTCGTTTCTGGAAGATAAAGACTTGTATGTTTTTGATGAGTGGGCTGCTGATCAAGATCCCATGTTTAAAGAGACTTTTTATCATCAAGTATTACCTACGTTGAAAAACAAGGGAAAAGCGGTTGTCGTAATCAGTCATGATGATCGCTATTTTGATGTCGCTGACAAAATATTAGTAATGGAAAATGGACAGTTAATAGATTGTTTAACTGAAGCGGACGTCATTATCAAACGAACTAGAGAAAAATCAATTATTCAAGACTCATCTCGTACAGTCGAAATGGTTTGA
- a CDS encoding condensation domain-containing protein: MSQDLENKLALTLTQSDIYYDQLHNKNSPLYNIGGYICCGSVDVSRMQQAYRTLVSNHDAFGIRIISKNNDVYQFISNERDVTLPIIDFSHEDNPEQSARVWIDNLFETPIEFENTQICKGFLLKINEQDFRYLGFAHHLAMDGWGFTNLSHCLADYYNSGSADEVVTGWNDVVLKDISYRESNRYQKDAEYWSSRFSNLPKAMLTPYYEGVYHSTEHVRSKRSRSYINRSLFNAIEQFCRSENASSAQYFLAILCVYFSRVTGHSNLSFGIPTHKRTDKLQKKCSAFLRASIHF, from the coding sequence ATGTCTCAAGATTTAGAAAATAAGTTAGCGCTTACGCTAACTCAATCAGACATCTATTATGATCAACTGCATAATAAAAATAGTCCTCTATATAATATAGGTGGCTATATTTGTTGTGGATCGGTTGATGTTAGTCGTATGCAACAAGCCTATCGAACGTTGGTAAGTAATCATGATGCATTTGGTATTCGTATTATTAGCAAAAATAATGACGTATATCAGTTTATTTCAAATGAACGCGACGTTACTTTGCCGATCATTGACTTTAGTCATGAGGACAATCCGGAGCAGTCTGCGCGGGTGTGGATAGATAACTTATTTGAAACTCCAATAGAATTTGAAAATACTCAGATTTGCAAAGGGTTCTTACTAAAAATAAATGAGCAGGACTTTAGATATTTAGGATTTGCACATCATTTAGCAATGGACGGTTGGGGTTTTACCAATTTATCACATTGTCTAGCGGATTATTACAACTCAGGGAGTGCGGACGAAGTAGTAACTGGTTGGAACGATGTTGTTTTAAAAGATATTAGTTATCGAGAAAGTAATCGATATCAAAAAGACGCAGAATACTGGTCTAGTCGTTTCTCTAATCTCCCTAAAGCAATGTTAACGCCTTATTATGAAGGCGTCTACCACTCAACCGAACATGTAAGAAGTAAACGTTCCCGTAGCTATATTAATCGGTCTTTGTTTAATGCTATTGAACAGTTTTGTCGATCTGAGAATGCCTCTTCTGCACAGTATTTTCTCGCGATACTTTGCGTGTATTTTTCGCGAGTGACTGGTCATTCTAATTTATCGTTTGGAATTCCTACTCATAAACGAACGGATAAGTTGCAAAAAAAATGCTCGGCGTTTTTGCGAGCGTCAATCCATTTTTAG